The Littorina saxatilis isolate snail1 linkage group LG13, US_GU_Lsax_2.0, whole genome shotgun sequence genome contains a region encoding:
- the LOC138946046 gene encoding craniofacial development protein 2-like, giving the protein MLDRYQIDTAALSETCFAGETQLEEVGGGYTFYCIGKPEGTPRTSGVGFAIRNKLARQSKDLFATVIRCYAPTMTNTDDEKEAFHDELNNLISTTNRKDKLIILGDVNARVGKEHNTWPKVIGRHGTGKCNSNGLLLLTLCAEHELPTSE; this is encoded by the coding sequence ATGCTGGACAGGTACCAGATTGACACCGCTGCCCTCAGTGAAACGTGCTTTGCTGGTGAGACCCAGCTTGAAGAAGTTGGCGGTGGCTACACCTTCTACTGCATAGGGAAGCCGGAAGGTACCCCAAGAACCTCAGGCGTTGGCTTCGCCATCCGCAACAAACTGGCAAGACAGTCTAAGGACTTGTTCGCGACTGTCATCAGATGCTACGCTCCtacaatgacaaacacagaCGACGAAAAGGAAGCTTTTCACGATGAACTCAACAACCTCATCTCTACTACAAACAGAAAAGACAAACTCATCATCCTGGGTGACGTCAACGCCCGAGTAGGAAAGGAACACAACACCTGGCCCAAAGTTATCGGCCGCCACGGCACTGGAAAGTGTAACTCCAATGGCCTACTGCTGCTCACCCTTTGTGCGGAGCACGAGCTGCCAACAAGCGAATAA